In Pseudomonas sp. MTM4, one genomic interval encodes:
- a CDS encoding ion transporter translates to MPEPAAGQRERLHDGLHAAWEAFIVMLVCINLGLILFDSLFMVQPINQALAGWLPELHRRYDTLIHRNFQLIDLGFVAVFIFDVLLGWTIALFERRYARWYYYPFAHWYDVLGCIPLSGFRWLRVLRVGSLLIRLQRLGLIDMRRWPVYGLVRRYYLLLLEELSDRVMVRLFSRIQQEIGASDDLSRRLLQEVVRPRKERLLDDLSRRLNAMLENGYRDNRGAIEGYVDGLIHQALANNPEVIRLRRLPLGDRVVDTLDDALADIAARLLQGAVDGLRGAQFQRLARSLADECFEAWVYQDENTDLALEELLVDVIEVLKQQVLDRRWSRFVGPIEPPTPPG, encoded by the coding sequence ATGCCTGAGCCAGCCGCAGGCCAGCGCGAACGCTTGCACGACGGGCTGCACGCCGCGTGGGAAGCGTTCATCGTCATGCTGGTGTGCATCAATCTCGGGCTGATCTTGTTCGATAGCCTGTTCATGGTGCAGCCGATCAACCAGGCCCTCGCCGGATGGTTGCCCGAGCTGCATCGGCGCTACGACACGCTGATCCACCGCAACTTCCAGCTGATCGATCTCGGCTTCGTCGCGGTATTCATTTTCGACGTGCTGCTTGGCTGGACCATTGCGCTGTTCGAACGGCGCTATGCACGCTGGTATTACTACCCATTCGCTCACTGGTATGACGTACTCGGCTGCATCCCTCTGAGCGGTTTCCGCTGGCTGCGCGTACTGCGGGTCGGCAGCTTGCTGATCCGTCTGCAACGGTTGGGCCTTATCGACATGCGCCGGTGGCCGGTCTACGGGCTGGTCCGCCGCTATTACTTGCTGCTGCTGGAAGAGCTGTCCGATCGCGTCATGGTTCGGCTGTTCAGCCGTATACAGCAAGAGATTGGTGCCAGCGACGACCTTTCCCGGCGGCTGCTGCAGGAGGTGGTAAGACCGCGCAAGGAGCGACTGCTCGACGATCTATCGCGACGCCTGAACGCCATGCTGGAGAATGGCTATCGGGACAACCGCGGCGCCATCGAAGGCTATGTCGACGGATTGATCCACCAGGCGCTGGCGAATAATCCGGAGGTCATCCGCCTGCGTCGCCTGCCGCTTGGCGACCGGGTCGTCGATACCCTGGACGATGCGCTCGCCGATATCGCGGCACGGCTCCTCCAAGGCGCGGTAGACGGGCTGCGGGGCGCGCAATTCCAGCGTCTGGCTCGCAGCCTGGCTGACGAATGCTTCGAGGCCTGGGTGTATCAGGACGAAAACACCGATCTAGCGCTGGAGGAATTGCTGGTCGATGTCATCGAAGTGCTCAAGCAGCAGGTGCTCGACCGGCGCTGGAGCCGCTTCGTCGGCCCTATCGAGCCGCCGACGCCGCCGGGTTAG
- a CDS encoding DUF481 domain-containing protein: MLSRTLLCVSLSVLSLPSFADTVWLKNGDRLTGKISVMDGGKLLIETDYGGSIPVKWSQVATLESNQQLLIKQDDVTGEVAKSLRAADDGKVTLSNGSVPRTVPLASITQIIHPKPLIQDLTWKGNVDVALDYKRAETDTDDYDISFDTSARHGLWRHSGAANYNREYRDGVTATDNWDAEYALDRFIDEHWFWQGRFEYKRDKVEDVRRQRSLGTGPGYQFWDNELGAFSLASLINRSDYEFASGETENFYSLAMKWKYNRYLVGKTFELFSNGEIGKPLENVADYELDAEVGLRYKVTDWASLNMKAEKDIVSGAESDMDETRYSIGFGVGW; encoded by the coding sequence ATGCTCTCTAGAACCCTGCTTTGCGTGTCTCTTTCCGTACTCTCCCTGCCTTCGTTCGCCGATACCGTATGGTTGAAGAACGGTGATCGCCTGACCGGCAAAATCAGCGTGATGGATGGCGGTAAATTGCTGATCGAAACCGACTACGGCGGCTCGATCCCCGTGAAGTGGAGCCAGGTCGCAACGCTGGAGAGCAACCAGCAGTTGCTGATCAAGCAGGACGATGTGACCGGCGAAGTGGCCAAATCGCTGCGGGCTGCAGATGACGGCAAAGTCACCCTGAGCAACGGTAGTGTGCCGCGTACGGTTCCGCTGGCCAGCATCACTCAGATCATCCATCCGAAACCGCTGATCCAGGATCTGACCTGGAAAGGCAACGTGGACGTGGCGCTGGACTACAAGCGTGCGGAAACCGATACGGATGATTACGACATCTCCTTCGATACCTCTGCCCGTCACGGGCTCTGGCGCCATAGCGGGGCGGCCAATTACAACCGCGAATACCGCGACGGCGTAACCGCGACCGATAACTGGGATGCCGAATACGCGCTGGATCGCTTTATCGACGAACACTGGTTCTGGCAAGGGCGCTTCGAATACAAGCGCGACAAGGTCGAGGACGTCCGCCGCCAGCGCTCACTGGGTACCGGTCCGGGTTATCAGTTCTGGGATAACGAACTGGGTGCTTTCTCCCTTGCCTCGTTGATCAACCGCAGTGACTACGAGTTTGCCAGCGGAGAGACGGAGAATTTCTATTCGCTGGCGATGAAGTGGAAGTACAACCGCTATCTGGTGGGCAAAACGTTCGAACTGTTCAGTAACGGTGAAATCGGCAAGCCGCTGGAAAACGTCGCTGATTATGAACTCGATGCCGAGGTGGGGCTGCGCTACAAGGTGACCGACTGGGCGTCGCTGAACATGAAGGCTGAAAAGGACATCGTCAGCGGCGCGGAAAGCGACATGGATGAAACGCGCTACAGCATCGGTTTCGGCGTGGGTTGGTAA
- a CDS encoding ATP-binding protein has protein sequence MTLRQHLENLPVGRKLLIALLVLLAAVLLVSNLVFISAAYWISRQSVAPQAMHTLGALFSTPELSNRALASEAAADGLLRKLNDYAPLRAAAIYDSEGQSLAQLYHGDSLGLPQQVSELPAWQKTEMRANLLVELPQAEGPPGHLLIVASSELPGAFYTGTLTASVAILLTSLLLWILVARQIRQMITRPIHDLEALSRQVTREENYSLRATPRNRDEIGHLADAFNTMLSRMEAREQQLKRARDDAQEAFDHAQGLAEETRHTNRKLELEVQVRSKIEKKLTGFQNYLNSIIDSMPSVLIALDEQLYVTQWNQQASELSGTSIDDALNQPVFIAFEPLRPFLTQIRRASERHQVEKIERVTWTFNDEPRHYALTFYPLMGGGGVVIRIDDITERINMEEIMVQSEKMLSVGGLAAGMAHEINNPLGAILHNAQNIRRRLSPDLERNREAADDTGVRLEAVNQYLQRREIPQLLDGIQQAGSRAAKIVSHMLSFSRMSNRQLAECQLPVLIDQALEIAGNDFALMEGFDFRSLEIIRDFDPQVDRVPCIGNELEQVLLNLLKNAAQAIHQKPGRSRGQIMLRTRLNPPWAEIHVEDNGGGIPEHIRKRIFEPFFTTKEVGQGTGLGLSVSYFIITNNHKGQMEVQSKPDQGTTFTLRLPLPSTSDAN, from the coding sequence ATGACTCTGCGCCAGCACCTTGAAAATCTCCCGGTCGGCCGCAAACTGCTGATCGCCCTGCTCGTACTGCTTGCCGCAGTGCTGCTGGTATCGAATCTCGTCTTCATCAGCGCGGCCTACTGGATCTCCCGCCAGAGTGTTGCGCCGCAGGCCATGCATACCCTTGGGGCGCTGTTCTCTACGCCCGAGTTGAGCAACCGCGCCCTGGCATCCGAAGCAGCCGCCGACGGGCTCCTGCGGAAGCTGAACGATTATGCCCCGCTGCGCGCAGCAGCGATCTACGACAGCGAGGGCCAGAGCCTGGCACAGCTGTATCACGGCGATTCGTTGGGCCTGCCGCAGCAGGTAAGCGAGCTACCCGCATGGCAAAAGACTGAGATGCGCGCCAATTTACTGGTGGAACTACCACAAGCCGAAGGGCCTCCGGGCCACCTGCTGATCGTGGCCAGTAGCGAATTGCCGGGGGCCTTCTACACCGGCACCCTGACTGCCAGCGTCGCCATCCTTCTGACCAGCCTGCTGCTCTGGATACTGGTCGCTCGGCAGATCCGGCAGATGATCACCCGCCCGATCCATGACCTCGAGGCCCTGTCCCGCCAGGTCACACGCGAAGAAAACTACTCGCTTCGCGCGACGCCGAGGAACCGCGACGAAATCGGACATCTGGCCGATGCCTTCAACACCATGCTGTCGCGCATGGAGGCACGGGAACAACAGCTCAAGCGTGCGCGCGACGATGCTCAGGAAGCGTTCGACCATGCCCAGGGACTGGCCGAGGAAACCCGCCACACCAACCGCAAGCTGGAGCTGGAAGTACAGGTTCGCAGCAAGATCGAGAAGAAGCTCACCGGCTTTCAGAACTACCTGAACAGCATCATCGACTCGATGCCATCGGTGCTCATTGCTCTGGACGAGCAGCTCTACGTGACCCAATGGAACCAGCAGGCCAGCGAACTCTCCGGCACCTCCATCGACGACGCGCTGAACCAACCCGTGTTCATCGCCTTCGAGCCGCTAAGACCCTTCCTGACTCAGATTCGCCGAGCTTCCGAACGGCATCAGGTGGAAAAGATCGAGCGCGTCACCTGGACCTTCAACGACGAGCCCCGACATTACGCGCTGACGTTCTATCCCCTGATGGGCGGCGGTGGCGTGGTCATTCGCATCGACGACATCACCGAACGCATCAATATGGAAGAGATCATGGTGCAATCGGAAAAGATGCTTTCGGTGGGCGGTCTCGCCGCAGGCATGGCGCATGAGATCAACAACCCCCTCGGGGCGATCCTGCACAACGCACAGAACATCCGTCGGCGGCTGTCACCGGACCTGGAGCGAAACCGCGAAGCAGCCGACGACACCGGCGTTCGGCTGGAAGCGGTGAATCAATACCTGCAACGGCGAGAAATCCCGCAGCTGCTCGACGGCATCCAGCAGGCCGGCTCGCGCGCGGCCAAGATCGTCAGCCACATGCTGAGCTTCAGCCGCATGAGCAACCGCCAACTGGCCGAATGCCAACTGCCCGTACTGATCGATCAGGCGCTGGAGATCGCCGGTAACGACTTCGCGCTGATGGAGGGGTTCGACTTTCGCTCGCTGGAGATCATCCGCGACTTCGATCCACAAGTGGACCGAGTCCCCTGCATCGGCAACGAGCTGGAACAGGTGCTGCTGAATCTTCTGAAAAACGCGGCCCAGGCCATCCACCAGAAACCGGGGCGCAGCCGTGGGCAGATCATGTTGCGGACGCGTCTGAACCCGCCATGGGCTGAAATTCATGTGGAAGACAACGGCGGTGGCATCCCCGAACACATCCGCAAGCGAATCTTCGAGCCCTTTTTCACCACCAAAGAGGTGGGCCAGGGAACCGGGTTGGGTCTTTCCGTTTCGTATTTCATCATCACCAACAATCACAAGGGCCAGATGGAAGTGCAAAGCAAGCCGGACCAGGGAACGACCTTCACCCTGCGCCTGCCGCTACCATCCACGTCCGACGCCAACTGA
- a CDS encoding mechanosensitive ion channel family protein, giving the protein MDFSVDYLVDLSEAWLPIVLQYGAQLLLALATFLIGWWLVNTFVSKIGNLLQRRQVDASLHGFIESLASIVLKVLLLVSVASMIGVETTSFIAVIGAAGLAIGLALQGSLANFAGGVLILVFRPFRVGEWIEAQGVAGTVHSIQIFHTILKSGDNKTIVVPNGSLSNGHITNYSREPRRRADINVGIDYSADIKLARKILLEIAEDERVLRDPEPVVFVTGLGDSSVNLSLRVWVATGDFWPVTFGFTELLKERFDESGIGIPYPQRVMHLVQS; this is encoded by the coding sequence ATGGATTTCAGTGTCGATTATCTGGTCGATCTATCCGAGGCATGGTTGCCGATCGTCCTGCAATACGGTGCTCAGCTGTTGCTGGCGCTGGCGACTTTCCTGATTGGCTGGTGGCTGGTCAACACGTTCGTCAGCAAGATTGGCAACCTGCTACAGCGGCGCCAGGTGGACGCTTCGCTGCACGGCTTCATCGAGAGCCTGGCGAGCATCGTGTTGAAGGTCCTGCTGCTGGTCAGCGTGGCGTCGATGATCGGGGTGGAAACCACCTCCTTCATCGCGGTGATCGGTGCGGCCGGTCTGGCTATCGGTCTGGCACTGCAAGGCAGTCTGGCGAATTTCGCCGGTGGGGTGCTGATCCTGGTGTTCCGTCCGTTTCGCGTTGGCGAGTGGATCGAAGCCCAGGGTGTGGCTGGCACCGTGCATTCGATCCAGATCTTCCACACGATCCTCAAGTCGGGTGACAACAAGACCATTGTGGTGCCCAACGGCAGCCTGTCTAACGGTCACATCACCAACTATTCGCGCGAACCGCGTCGTCGCGCCGATATCAACGTAGGAATCGACTACAGCGCGGATATCAAGCTGGCGCGCAAGATCCTGCTGGAAATCGCAGAGGACGAGCGCGTGTTGCGTGACCCTGAACCGGTGGTCTTCGTGACGGGGCTGGGCGATAGTTCTGTCAATCTGTCGCTGCGGGTCTGGGTAGCGACCGGCGACTTCTGGCCTGTGACCTTCGGCTTCACCGAACTGCTGAAAGAACGCTTCGACGAGTCGGGCATCGGCATTCCGTATCCGCAGCGCGTGATGCATCTGGTTCAAAGCTGA
- a CDS encoding putative 2-dehydropantoate 2-reductase — MIDTWHVLGAGSLGGLWATRLHRAGVPVQVILRNPQRLADYRAAGGLSLTEAGVTAVYPVPAELPDAATPINRLLVACKAYDAQDAIAEVASRLVNGSQILLLQNGLGSQQAIAARWPGSRCIFVSSTEGAYRQADFRIVHAGQGQNWLGEPDHRNQPSWLADLVAAGIPHGWTEDIMGKLWRKLAINCAINPLTVLNDCRNGDLRAFPKQLHRLCNELAEVLRACDQGDAAYGLEGEVLSIIEATANNYSSMHQDVRNGRRTEVSFLLGQACLAAGQHDLHVPALFSLQQQLQAFLRAHGLPAD, encoded by the coding sequence ATGATCGATACCTGGCATGTTCTGGGCGCTGGCAGCCTCGGCGGGCTCTGGGCGACGCGCCTGCACCGCGCCGGCGTACCGGTGCAAGTCATCCTACGCAACCCGCAACGACTCGCTGATTACCGCGCCGCGGGTGGCCTGAGCCTGACCGAGGCCGGCGTCACCGCTGTCTATCCGGTACCCGCGGAGCTGCCGGATGCAGCCACGCCGATAAACCGGCTGCTGGTTGCCTGCAAAGCATACGATGCGCAAGACGCAATCGCCGAGGTGGCATCGCGTCTGGTCAATGGATCGCAAATTCTTCTGTTGCAGAACGGCCTGGGCAGCCAGCAGGCCATTGCGGCACGCTGGCCCGGCAGCCGCTGCATATTCGTTTCTAGTACCGAGGGCGCCTATCGTCAGGCTGACTTCCGAATCGTCCATGCCGGCCAAGGACAGAACTGGCTGGGCGAACCCGACCATCGCAATCAGCCATCCTGGCTCGCCGATCTGGTCGCCGCGGGCATTCCGCACGGCTGGACGGAAGACATCATGGGCAAGCTCTGGCGCAAGCTGGCGATCAATTGCGCCATCAATCCCCTGACCGTCCTGAATGATTGCCGCAACGGCGACCTGCGCGCATTCCCAAAGCAGCTCCACCGACTCTGCAATGAACTCGCGGAGGTGCTCCGAGCCTGCGATCAAGGTGACGCAGCTTATGGGCTCGAAGGCGAAGTGCTCTCGATCATCGAGGCAACGGCCAACAATTATTCCTCGATGCACCAGGACGTGCGAAACGGACGCCGGACCGAAGTCAGCTTCTTGCTCGGCCAGGCTTGTCTGGCCGCGGGACAGCACGATCTGCACGTGCCGGCGCTGTTCAGCCTGCAGCAACAGCTCCAGGCATTCCTGCGTGCCCACGGATTGCCCGCGGACTGA
- a CDS encoding YajQ family cyclic di-GMP-binding protein gives MPSFDVVSELDKHEVTNAVDNALKELDRRYDLRGKGTFEFKELTVHLTADADFQLEQMLEILKLSLVKRKIDIQCLEFKDPYPSGKSVKQDVVLREGIDKELAKKIVAYIKEAKLKVQAAIQGEQVRVTGKKRDDLQEAIALLRAKEFGMPLQFNNFRD, from the coding sequence ATGCCCTCGTTCGACGTGGTGTCCGAACTGGACAAACACGAAGTCACCAACGCCGTCGACAATGCGCTCAAGGAACTGGACCGGCGCTACGATCTGCGCGGTAAAGGTACCTTCGAGTTCAAGGAACTGACGGTCCATCTGACCGCCGATGCCGACTTCCAATTGGAGCAGATGCTGGAGATCCTCAAGCTGAGCCTGGTCAAGCGCAAGATCGATATTCAGTGCCTGGAGTTCAAGGATCCGTACCCATCCGGCAAGTCGGTCAAGCAGGACGTGGTGCTGCGCGAAGGCATCGACAAGGAGCTGGCGAAAAAGATCGTTGCGTATATCAAGGAGGCCAAGCTCAAGGTGCAGGCGGCCATTCAGGGCGAGCAGGTTCGAGTGACCGGCAAGAAACGCGACGATCTGCAGGAGGCCATCGCCTTGCTGCGGGCCAAGGAGTTCGGCATGCCGCTGCAGTTCAACAACTTCCGCGACTGA
- a CDS encoding AmpG family muropeptide MFS transporter has translation MSRETWRAALAAYASPASLTLLVLGFAAGLPAILVFSTLSVWLREAGVSRETIGFASWISLAYAFKWVWSPMLDQWRLPWIGVLGRRRSWLVLSQAVIAVGLIGMALCNPQHNLTMLIALAVAVAFASATQDIAIDAYRLEIAEDKLQATLAASYMTGYRIAMLLASAGALFLAEWLGSTNLEYSQSAWATTYIAFALLILPGLVTSLLIPEPEGAAPLPNEPSKYSFNHQLAGVGLLLVLLISVPAMINALIAQAWPRATLYLLFIIGSLSPWGRALLFPVRQMLHQAGQRQRPARFDFVHQAVSVIVLIILMVSTTGMFQSYWGGYWPRGTMYLLICWGCLSGPGRILMGPVLTPITDFILRYRWQALLLLGLIATYRMSDTVMGVMANVFYIDQGFSKDQIASVSKLFGLIMTLLGAAFGGLLIVRFSILPILFIGGVASAATNLMFMLLVEMGANLNMLIVTISCDNFSGGLASTAFVAYLSSLTNLKFSATQYALLSSLMLLLPRLLGGYSGVMVEHLGYSDFFLVTALLGVPTLVLIAWQWSRSRRPPEASDPVPSTERS, from the coding sequence ATGTCCCGTGAAACATGGCGCGCCGCACTCGCCGCCTATGCCAGCCCCGCTTCCCTGACCCTGCTGGTGCTCGGCTTCGCCGCAGGCTTGCCCGCAATCCTAGTGTTTTCCACGCTTTCGGTATGGTTGCGGGAAGCGGGCGTATCGCGCGAAACCATTGGATTTGCCAGCTGGATTAGCCTGGCGTACGCATTCAAATGGGTCTGGTCACCGATGCTCGACCAGTGGCGCCTGCCCTGGATCGGCGTTTTGGGGCGCCGCCGTTCCTGGCTGGTGTTGTCGCAGGCGGTGATTGCCGTCGGCTTGATTGGCATGGCGCTCTGCAACCCGCAGCACAACCTGACCATGCTGATTGCCTTGGCTGTCGCGGTGGCCTTCGCTTCGGCCACCCAGGACATCGCCATCGACGCCTATCGTTTGGAGATCGCCGAGGACAAGCTGCAAGCAACGTTAGCCGCGAGCTACATGACCGGTTACCGGATCGCCATGCTGCTGGCCAGCGCTGGCGCACTGTTTCTCGCCGAATGGCTGGGCTCGACCAATCTCGAATATAGCCAGAGCGCCTGGGCCACGACCTATATAGCCTTCGCGCTGTTGATACTCCCGGGCCTGGTCACCAGCCTGCTGATTCCCGAGCCAGAGGGCGCCGCGCCGCTGCCCAACGAGCCCTCGAAATACAGCTTCAACCACCAGTTGGCGGGCGTCGGCTTGCTGCTGGTCCTGCTGATATCCGTACCGGCGATGATCAACGCGCTGATCGCGCAAGCCTGGCCCCGCGCAACGCTGTATTTGCTGTTCATTATCGGCTCGCTGTCGCCCTGGGGGCGGGCTTTGCTGTTCCCCGTTAGGCAGATGCTGCACCAGGCCGGACAGCGCCAGCGCCCGGCGCGATTCGATTTCGTGCATCAGGCGGTCTCGGTAATCGTGCTGATCATCCTGATGGTTTCGACCACTGGCATGTTCCAGTCCTACTGGGGTGGTTACTGGCCACGCGGCACCATGTATCTGCTGATCTGCTGGGGCTGCTTATCCGGTCCCGGCCGTATTCTGATGGGACCGGTGCTGACGCCGATCACGGATTTCATCCTGCGCTATCGCTGGCAGGCGCTGCTGCTGTTGGGGCTGATCGCCACGTACCGGATGTCGGATACGGTGATGGGCGTGATGGCCAACGTCTTCTATATCGACCAAGGCTTCAGCAAGGACCAGATCGCCAGCGTCAGCAAGCTGTTCGGACTGATCATGACGCTGCTCGGCGCGGCGTTTGGCGGTCTGCTGATCGTTCGTTTCAGCATTCTGCCGATCCTGTTCATCGGCGGTGTCGCATCAGCGGCCACCAACCTCATGTTCATGCTGTTGGTGGAAATGGGCGCCAACCTGAACATGCTGATCGTCACCATCTCCTGCGACAACTTCAGTGGCGGCCTGGCCTCCACGGCGTTCGTCGCCTATCTGTCGAGCCTCACCAACCTGAAGTTTTCGGCCACCCAGTACGCCCTGCTGAGTTCATTGATGCTGCTGTTGCCGCGCCTGCTGGGCGGCTACTCCGGCGTCATGGTCGAACACCTTGGTTACAGCGATTTCTTCCTGGTCACGGCACTGCTCGGCGTACCGACTCTGGTGCTGATTGCCTGGCAGTGGTCCCGCAGCCGCCGGCCACCGGAAGCATCCGATCCCGTCCCGTCTACCGAGCGAAGCTGA
- a CDS encoding response regulator: protein MPNPQLSILVVDDAKFSSVMIGRALSKAGYEDIRFANSASAALELIEQRPANVLLADWLMPEMDGLELTTQVRQQDEMSHHYTYIILLTGRDGQDVLSKAFDHGVDDFIGKSVMNEQLVPRVYAADRLCGSLQRLMRENRLLTENIASLENRNLIDPITGLGNMRHLRQRLGDSLSHIESRGGALCYLVIGLPELLGQRERYGELLHHELLRGIARRLGQLVRPLDTLTRLDDHHFGLLALVDDLRGCSPSSFKRLHEGLNLKAFKTSEGFISIKAGIGLVSLDASTLPVEPQTLIESAAALLPDAYTTGRIVPLRFRQPA, encoded by the coding sequence ATGCCCAACCCCCAACTCAGTATCCTGGTGGTCGACGACGCCAAATTTTCCAGCGTGATGATCGGTCGCGCCCTTTCGAAGGCCGGGTACGAGGACATTCGCTTCGCCAACAGTGCCAGCGCTGCGCTGGAGCTCATTGAGCAACGCCCGGCTAATGTTCTGCTCGCCGACTGGCTGATGCCCGAAATGGACGGGCTGGAACTGACCACTCAGGTCCGTCAGCAGGACGAAATGTCCCATCACTACACCTACATCATTCTGCTGACCGGGCGAGACGGTCAGGACGTACTGAGCAAGGCATTCGATCATGGGGTGGATGATTTCATCGGCAAGTCGGTGATGAACGAGCAGTTGGTACCTCGCGTGTATGCCGCCGATCGGCTTTGTGGCTCGTTGCAGCGGCTGATGCGGGAAAACCGTCTGCTGACCGAGAACATCGCCAGCCTAGAAAATCGCAACTTGATCGACCCGATTACCGGGCTGGGCAACATGCGCCATCTTCGTCAGCGGCTCGGCGACAGCCTGAGTCATATCGAGAGCCGTGGCGGCGCGTTGTGCTATCTGGTGATCGGCCTGCCGGAACTCCTCGGTCAGCGAGAGCGCTACGGCGAGCTTCTTCATCACGAACTGCTGAGAGGCATCGCTCGGCGCCTGGGGCAGTTGGTGCGGCCGCTGGATACCCTCACCCGCCTGGATGATCACCACTTCGGCCTGCTCGCCCTGGTCGACGACTTGCGCGGTTGTTCGCCGAGCAGCTTCAAACGCTTGCACGAAGGGCTCAACCTCAAGGCGTTCAAGACCAGTGAAGGCTTCATTTCGATCAAGGCCGGCATCGGTCTGGTCAGCCTCGATGCGAGTACCCTGCCGGTCGAGCCCCAAACGCTGATCGAAAGCGCCGCGGCTCTGCTGCCCGACGCATACACCACTGGACGTATCGTGCCCCTGCGTTTCCGGCAGCCAGCCTGA
- a CDS encoding SDR family oxidoreductase: protein MQLKDKVIIITGGGQGLGRAMGEYLAGKGARLALVDLNQEKLDEAVAACKSAGGDARAYVCNVANEEQVNHMVSQVSDDFGGLDGLVNNAGILRDGLTIKVKDGELSKMSLAQWQAVIDVNLTGVFLCTREVAAKMIELKRQGAIVNISSISRAGNMGQANYSAAKAGVAADTVVWAKELARYGIRVAGVAPGFIETEMVASMKPEALEKMAAGIPLKRLGKPMEIAHSVAYIFENDYYTGRILELDGGLRL from the coding sequence ATGCAGCTCAAAGACAAAGTCATCATCATTACAGGCGGCGGACAAGGCCTGGGACGCGCGATGGGAGAATACCTCGCCGGCAAGGGCGCGCGATTGGCGCTGGTCGATCTCAATCAGGAAAAGCTGGACGAAGCGGTGGCGGCCTGCAAGAGCGCGGGCGGCGATGCGCGGGCCTACGTATGCAACGTGGCCAATGAAGAACAGGTCAACCACATGGTCAGCCAGGTCAGTGACGACTTCGGCGGCCTCGACGGGCTGGTCAATAACGCCGGCATTCTCCGCGATGGCCTGACCATCAAGGTGAAAGACGGCGAGCTGTCGAAAATGAGCCTGGCGCAATGGCAGGCCGTGATCGATGTAAACCTGACCGGCGTGTTTCTCTGCACCCGCGAAGTAGCCGCGAAGATGATCGAGCTGAAGCGTCAGGGTGCGATCGTCAACATCTCTTCGATTTCACGAGCCGGCAACATGGGCCAGGCGAACTACTCCGCCGCCAAGGCGGGCGTAGCGGCGGATACGGTGGTCTGGGCCAAGGAGTTGGCACGCTACGGCATACGTGTGGCGGGTGTTGCGCCAGGATTCATCGAGACCGAAATGGTCGCCAGCATGAAACCCGAAGCGCTGGAAAAAATGGCCGCCGGCATTCCACTCAAGCGGCTCGGCAAACCGATGGAAATCGCCCACTCGGTCGCCTACATCTTCGAGAACGACTACTACACAGGACGTATTCTGGAGCTGGATGGCGGGCTGCGGCTGTAA
- a CDS encoding cob(I)yrinic acid a,c-diamide adenosyltransferase, which translates to MGNRLSKIYTRTGDAGETGLADGRRVPKNHPRVEAMGEIDTLNSQLGLLLAELAEAQARWPDLAELIEVLGPCQHRLFDLGGELAMPDYQALTPTEVARLEAAIDRWNAELGPLEDFIMPGGTRLIALAHLCRSMARTSERRCQQLNAIEPLRPVGLAYLNRLSDLFFVVARLIARRQSCAEILWQPASAPANADA; encoded by the coding sequence ATGGGCAATCGACTGTCAAAGATCTATACCCGCACCGGCGATGCCGGAGAAACCGGCCTGGCCGATGGCCGCCGCGTCCCCAAGAACCACCCGCGGGTCGAAGCCATGGGCGAAATCGATACGCTCAACAGTCAACTGGGCCTGTTGCTTGCCGAACTTGCCGAAGCGCAGGCGCGCTGGCCAGATCTGGCTGAGCTGATCGAAGTATTGGGCCCCTGCCAGCACCGCCTATTCGACTTGGGCGGCGAACTGGCGATGCCGGATTATCAAGCGCTGACTCCTACCGAGGTAGCGCGCCTTGAGGCAGCGATCGACCGCTGGAATGCGGAGCTCGGACCGCTCGAAGACTTCATCATGCCTGGCGGCACCCGGCTGATCGCGCTCGCGCATCTATGCCGCAGCATGGCCCGCACCAGCGAAAGGCGCTGCCAGCAGCTCAATGCCATCGAGCCGTTGCGCCCGGTCGGCCTGGCTTATCTGAATCGCCTGTCGGACCTGTTCTTCGTCGTGGCTCGCCTGATCGCGCGTCGCCAAAGCTGTGCCGAAATTCTCTGGCAACCCGCCAGCGCACCTGCCAACGCCGATGCCTGA
- a CDS encoding MGMT family protein yields the protein MIDQPPLLPPGADAEARRAAVYLVMAQIPTGKVVSYGEVAAMAGLGRAARWVGRLMSQLPDGTSLPWHRVIGAGGRLSLPAGSAAGHEQRMRLRTEGVTIINDRVDIRRHGWHSSEHSG from the coding sequence ATGATTGACCAGCCACCTTTATTACCTCCGGGTGCCGACGCCGAAGCGCGTCGCGCCGCCGTCTACCTCGTCATGGCCCAGATCCCGACGGGCAAGGTGGTGAGCTATGGCGAGGTGGCCGCCATGGCCGGACTCGGTCGTGCCGCGCGCTGGGTTGGCCGGCTAATGTCACAACTACCGGATGGCACCAGCCTGCCCTGGCACAGAGTCATCGGCGCCGGCGGACGGCTCAGCTTGCCAGCAGGCAGCGCCGCGGGGCATGAGCAACGCATGCGGTTACGCACCGAGGGAGTGACCATCATCAACGACCGCGTCGACATACGTCGGCACGGCTGGCATTCGTCGGAGCACAGCGGGTAG